In one window of Danaus plexippus chromosome 7, MEX_DaPlex, whole genome shotgun sequence DNA:
- the LOC116770631 gene encoding uncharacterized protein LOC116770631, translating to MIHITSCCWCLGLEAGSKIIGYLHLLVSLGLMVLYSVTAREAGLMMGTVEDAVDGLYSKVYYIAVSLAVFTVLHVTLAVILICSVHKRQVTGVRVWVWSMLFLLLLSLSYVLYSMTLGFTSSGSHIFLTFVEGTIFFCVLMYCILCVHSYSLLLRSFEDPVSCGTADYH from the exons ATGATCCACATAACATCATGCTGCTGGTGCCTGGGTTTGGAGGCCGGCTCCAAAATTATAGGATATCTTCATTTG CTGGTTTCCTTGGGTCTGATGGTGCTGTACTCGGTGACCGCGAGGGAGGCCGGTCTGATGATGGGTACGGTAGAGGACGCGGTGGACGGCCTCTACTCCAAGGTTTACTACATCGCCGTGTCGCTCGCTGTGTTCACCGTCCTCCACGTGACGCTCGCTGTCATTCTGATCTGCTCTGTTCATAAA CGCCAGGTGACGGGTGTCCGTGTGTGGGTGTGGTCCATGCTGTTCCTGCTGCTGCTGTCCTTGTCTTATGTTCTGTACTCCATGACCCTCGGCTTCACGTCCTCCGGCTCGCACATCTTCCTCACCTTCGTCGAGGGAACCATTTTCTTTT GTGTGCTGATGTACTGCATCCTGTGCGTCCACAGCTACTCCCTGTTGTTGCGCAGCTTCGAAGACCCCGTCTCGTGCGGCACTGCCGATTACCACTAA